A region of the candidate division KSB1 bacterium genome:
ATTGCCTTGGCGTATGAAAACATCCGCAAGCTGAAATGCCTGAGCAGCTACTATCGCACCGACATCGGCATGAGCCTGTGGCCGCCGGGGAAAGATTAGTTGACAACATGAGAAGAGATTTGTATCTTGTATGAAATTCGCAAGACAACCAAATGCCGAAGAGGAGCAGACATGGCAACCGCTGTCGAGCCAATCGCCGCTTATGAAGAAGAAGGCGTTATTGCCGAACCAGGGGTATCACCCAAACCTGCATCCACGCCAATCGGCCTGACTTTGGAAGAGGCAAACAAATTGGCGGCAGGGAGGCCTTTTGAGCTTATCAAGGGAAAGATGGTTTTCAAAACGCCAGATGATCAACATTCAGAAGCACAGGCGCGATTAAGCGCTAAATTGGTCAATTATATTGAAGCCAATCCCATTGGCCGAGTCCGCACGGAATTTACGCTTCGCCTGTGGCCGGAAAAACCGACGGAGGGACGTGTACCCGATCTTTGCGTCATTCTCAACGAAAATATTCGAAAGGGAGAGCGTTACGGCAGCCGCGCCCCGGATTTGGCCATCGAAATCGTCTCGCGCGAAGACGGCTGGGCCGATCTTTTTGAAAAGGCCGAGTTATATTTTGAAAAAGGCAGCCGCGTTGTGTGGTTCGTCGATCCTTTTCATAAAGGCGTTGAAGTGGTTACACCCAATGACCGGCGATGGGTCAAGGACACGCTCACTTGTCCCGAGCTTCTGCCGGGCTTTTCGATCAACGTGCAAGATATTTTTACCTGGCCTTCGGCGCCGGCAAAAGCTGCCGAATAAGCGCGGCTTCCGAACATGATCTCCCTTCGCCAACTTGGTTCCCCGCTTCGCCCCGCCTGGGTTGAAGTCAATCTCACCCGACTGCGTCAAAATTCAAGAATCATTCGTGCCGACATGCCGCCCGCGCTAAAATGGTGCGCGGTGGTCAAAGATCAAGCCTACGGTCACGGCGCGGTTGAAATTGCTCGAGAAACGATTCAGGCCGGCGCCGCTTGTCTTGCCGTTGCCACGCTTGACGAAGCGCTCGAGCTGCAGGAGGCGCAGCTTGGCGCTCCCATTTTAATTTTCGGCGAACGCCCGCAAAGCGAGCTGGAATGGTGTATTGAAAAAGATTTCGCGATCTTTGTCAATGACCCGGCTCAGGCGAAACAAGCCGATGAAATCGCGCGTGACAAGAAAAAGCGAATTCATGTTCATGTCGAAATTGACACCGGTCTCAGCCGTTACGGTGTGCGTTGGACAAAAGCCTTGTCCGTTATCGAGTCGATCCTGCCGCTTGCAAACTTGCAGCTTGTGGGCCTGATGACGCATTTCGCCATGTCGGACGAGCTGGACAAGACGTTTGCGTATGAACAACTGCGCCGTTTTGAAGAAGTCATTCAGCAACTGCGGGAGCGGAAAATCCTGCCGGCAAAATCGATTTTGCTCCACGCGTGCAACAGCGGCGGCTATCTCGATCTTCCGCCGGCGCATTTTGACATGGTGCGCATGGGCATTTTGCCGCTTGGCGTTTATCCGTCCAAAGTCTGCCGGCGCCTTGCAGGCCTGGCGCCGGTCATGTCCGTCAAAACGCGAATCGCCACGATGAAAGAAATCGCGCCAGGCGATACAGTAGGGTATGGCATGCGCTATCGTGCCGAATCGCCGCGCAGGATTGCGGTGTTGCCCATCGGCTACGGCGACGGCTTTCCGCGCGTTCGCAACACGGGATACGTTTTGGTTCGCGGCAAGCGCGCCCCCATCATCGGCGGCAACGCCATGGATGCGATGATGATCGACATTACCGACATTCCTGAAACGAATTTGTGGGATGAGGTTGCCATCGTCGGCAAGCAAGGCGACGATGAGATTTCGGTGCACGATCTGGCGGCGTGGGGCCAAACCGTTTCTTACGACATCATGACGCGGTGGAGTGTGAGGATGCCGCGTGTTTATATTGAATGATTTTAAACTGAAAATTTTCAATTTAAAATTTTAAATTTGGTTTGCTTCATAGGATTGTGGCAATGGCAAACAGGATGAAATTTTTGCTGCGTACGCTTATCGCGATTTTTTTAATTGTTTCGACTGGTTGCTCAAAAGACGAGAATCAAAACCCTGACGGGCAATATTTTAAACTCGATGGTTTGAATCGTCTTTTGCAAACTGCGACGTCGGGCGTAACCTACCTTCATCATGCGCTGGCAAACGACAGCACGCTGGCGCCGGCAAATGATTGCGGCATCGGCTCGCTCGAAGATCTGGCCCGCGCGGCGCTGGTTTATCTTCGTCATGCTGAAATCAGCGGCGATACAACCAGCCTGGTGAAAGCGGAAAAGTTGTTGACAACTGTTCTGCATCTGCAAAAGCCGGACGGCCTGTTCTTTGCGTGGCTCGATGCAAACGGTCAGCCAACACTTTGCCATCATGACGGCACGGAGGATTTCGGTTATCCCGAAGTCCGCGCGATATGGGCGCTGGCGACTGGCGCGAAGGCTTTTGAGCGCGGTGATCGTGCTTTTGCCCAAAAAATGCAGGCGGCGTTTTGGCGCAGTTTCGTTCATGTGGATTCTTGTTTGTTGCGCTATGGGCAATTCAGTGAAAAAGATGGCCGGCAGTTTCCACAATGGCTGCCCTTTCGCAGCGGCGCTGATGCCGCCAGCGAATTGATTCTCGCTTTTGACGCCATGTCGCAAAGCTCGCTCAACGATTCCGAGCAGACGCACCGTCTCGAACGGGCGATATTGCAATTCGCCGAAGGCATTCGGAGCATGCAAGCTGGCGACACCGATGAATTTCCTTATGGCGCGCATCTCGCGTTCGAAAGTTACTGGCACAGTTGGAACCATTGCGCGATGCAGGCGCTGAGCATCGCCGGCGCGAAATTCAATCGCCAGGACTTCATTGAATCCGCGATGGTGGAAGCCGATTATTTTGTGCCGTACTTGCAAAAAATCGGGTTCGCCAATCGTTTTAATTTGCTGGAAGCGCAAAAAAATCCGAAACGTCTCGAATACTTTCCGCAATCCGCCGCGGCGATCCGGCCTTTGGTGACCGGGCTTATCGAGTTGTCGAAGGCGACCGGCCAACGGCGCTATGCGCAGCGCGCCGGCGAGATCGCGCGCTGGTTCCGCGGCGAAAACAAGGCAAACGAAGCAGTTTATGTCGAAAAAGCCGGTCTGGCCAAAGACTTTATTCAAGGCCATAACTATGTCACGCCAACTTTGACCGCCTCGGCAACGATCGAAGCGCTGCTGACCATTCTCGAAGTGGAAAACAACCCCGACAGCCGAAGAGAGTTTTATGTCAAAATTGAAAATGTGTTCGAGGGCAAACCTTGACTTTTTACAAAACGATTTATGAGCATGCACAGCCATTGGAAAAATCAATTCATTTGTTTGTTTTTGTGCATGGGAAATTTGGCCTTTGCAGGTGAAAATAAAGAGAACGAAAAAATAATGAGCCTCCCGCCGCTCTCGCTTTATACGAACTCTCTTCAACTTCTGCCAAAAGGCAAAATTCGTCTACACGCCGGTTTTGAGCTGCGGCCAAACTGGCAGGCGCCGATTACACGGGCGCGTGGTGATCTTTATCGCTTCGGCACGCTGCGTTGTGATTTCGGTGTCGCGGAGAATGTTGCGATCCAAATTCGCGGCGCTGTCAAACAGGTTTTAAAGTCCGGCGACAAAACCATCGCCAGAGACGCCGGCGATTTCAGCATGGCGACGATCGCGCGGGTTTTATCGGAAAAATCAAAACGCCCGGCGCTCGGCTTTCGCATCGAAACCAAATTGCCCAACACCAATCAGGATCGCGGCATCGGCGTCAACACGACGGATGTTACGATGTCGATTTTGGCGACAAAAATTTTTCGTTCTGTGACGGTTTTTTCGGATCTCGGCCTGGTGATTTTGACCGCGCCGCGCCAAATCAACGATCAAAACGACGCGCTGGTTTATGGAGTCGGCGTGTTGTGGAACGTGAATAAAAAATTCCAACTGGCCGGCGAGATCAACGGCTTCACCTCCCCGCGCGATCAAATTCCGCTGGGCACGGAAGATCGCAGCGCGGCACGGGCCGGTGCAATTTGGAAGTTGTCCAGAATTGCATGCGAAACCTTGGTGTTATACGGCCTAACAAAACGAGAAGGACAGCTCGGGATCATTGTTGGTTTGAGTTGGCAATGAGAAGCTTATTCCGCCAAAACTATCCTTAATATTTCAATACTTCGCCTGTGTTATCTGAAGTTCTTCATTTATGGGTAAAACGATCAAGCCGGCCACATCTTCTTCGATCACAATTGGAACACGGTAACTAAATTTAATGTTTACCTTTGTTCTCGTTCCCGCTTCGTGTCCATCCGTATCTCCCGTCACAGTAAGTTGTCCCAAATCGATATTGAAAATATCATCCCGCCAATTGGAATCGGTGTATACCAATGCCGGGGCCCATGCGGTTTTTCCGTTGATCGATTTGATGTGCCATCCAGCGGGAGCATCATAAATTCGATGTTCCGAGCTCCACCCTTTTGCTGTCGTCCAATCACTCATGGTTTCCGAAGCCATCATATAGACTTTTAAATAAGCATATCGCGGCTGCCGATAAATATAGACCGAAATCGTCACTCGCGGTCCATGTCCCTCGAATTCTGCGTCGCCTTGCGTATGAGGCGGCACATAAGTAATCGGAGAAATCGAGGCTAAAACTTCCCGGGTCTGCGGCGGTTTGGGAATTTTAGGCTGAATGGCAATTTGCGAGAGATCTTTTTTGTTGTCAAATTTGACCGCCAGGAGCAGAAAATCATCCAGGAAATTGTCTAATAGTCCAGCTAAGTTGATGGTGAACTGATAATCGGTGTTTTTATGCAGGCGATTGGTCAAAACCAATTCTTCTCCATTGGACTTTCGCAAAACCGCTTGCAAGGTCAAGGGGTCGTTCAGAATATCATAGCCGTTATAAATGATTTCTTTTCGGCGTTCTGGAGACAAAGCCAGATCGATAACGGACATCGAGGTCATACAAATCGTTGGCTCGAGCAAGGGAATGGCTTCACCAAGAAAACGCGCTCTTGCCACTTGCAAGCCACGCAAAATTCTTTTCGGAATGGCGTCCATCACACAGACAATTTGGCTTCCCGCTGCGCCAATCCCCATTCTTAAAAGCTGAGTGACATCGCCTCGGAGCGTCTGTTGCACATCATGTGCAAGCTTGTTTTCCAGGTCTTGCAAAACAAACTTCCAGCTATTTAAATCATTGGATAGATTGTTGATCGCCTTATCGAGTTCAAATAAAGCCTGCTCCCGGGCTTTTCTTAACTCGTCTTCAATGTCGTCAAAACAGCCGCCTCCTCCAAAGGCGAATAAACAGCACAAGCTAATCACAGCAAGAAACAACAACTCTCGAAGGCCCAAACTACTTAATCTGTTCATTGCTCACCTCCCTTTTGGTGTTTAAGGTGTCAACCTTGCTTTCGGCAATACCATTAGCCACTGCCCACAGA
Encoded here:
- a CDS encoding Uma2 family endonuclease produces the protein MATAVEPIAAYEEEGVIAEPGVSPKPASTPIGLTLEEANKLAAGRPFELIKGKMVFKTPDDQHSEAQARLSAKLVNYIEANPIGRVRTEFTLRLWPEKPTEGRVPDLCVILNENIRKGERYGSRAPDLAIEIVSREDGWADLFEKAELYFEKGSRVVWFVDPFHKGVEVVTPNDRRWVKDTLTCPELLPGFSINVQDIFTWPSAPAKAAE
- the alr gene encoding alanine racemase, producing the protein MISLRQLGSPLRPAWVEVNLTRLRQNSRIIRADMPPALKWCAVVKDQAYGHGAVEIARETIQAGAACLAVATLDEALELQEAQLGAPILIFGERPQSELEWCIEKDFAIFVNDPAQAKQADEIARDKKKRIHVHVEIDTGLSRYGVRWTKALSVIESILPLANLQLVGLMTHFAMSDELDKTFAYEQLRRFEEVIQQLRERKILPAKSILLHACNSGGYLDLPPAHFDMVRMGILPLGVYPSKVCRRLAGLAPVMSVKTRIATMKEIAPGDTVGYGMRYRAESPRRIAVLPIGYGDGFPRVRNTGYVLVRGKRAPIIGGNAMDAMMIDITDIPETNLWDEVAIVGKQGDDEISVHDLAAWGQTVSYDIMTRWSVRMPRVYIE